A genomic region of Micropterus dolomieu isolate WLL.071019.BEF.003 ecotype Adirondacks linkage group LG11, ASM2129224v1, whole genome shotgun sequence contains the following coding sequences:
- the rmnd1 gene encoding required for meiotic nuclear division protein 1 homolog isoform X4, giving the protein MVKMLLRMLWPRVGALGPVERKPVCICATASLSQSVQSHKYESKPRTLNWSDTWTFSGTCSLNPLHQPQKQIRHVLPASGGFKSLSGPLFTDHGILTKCGQKRFYSPDLVKSVLKPSLKPAMVPGKRVPKGPRTKQPSRANQPSLNEDKDMMQCIAFATADQYHLPTLCHDLISHGFQEIDLPRDASNVLVISTDMAAKPDDDALMFFFREGSVVFWNVEEKTMKKVMRVLEHHEIQPYEVALVHWENEEINYILGEGNTKLERGNFILSDKMDQHEAVLEKFAFSNALCLSVKLAIWEVSLDNFVESIQSIPETLKSGKRVKLSSAEVMKKIGELFTLRHCINLRSDLLLTPDFYWDRENLEKLYDKTCQFLSINRRVNVVNEKLEHCTQLTDLMRSHLSEKHSLRLEWMIVILITIEVLFELSKMIF; this is encoded by the exons ATGGTAAAGATGCTTCTCCGGATGTTGTGGCCCAGAGTGGGAGCTCTTGGGCCTGTAGAGAGAAAACCAGTCTGCATCTGTGCCACTGCCAGTCTGTCCCAGTCTGTCCAGTCACACAAGTATGAATCCAAGCCCAGGACTTTAAACTGGTCTGACACATGGACCTTTTCAGGGACCTGTTCTTTGAATCCTCTTCACCAACCGCAGAAGCAAATAAGACATGTTCTGCCTGCTTCAGGTGGATTTAAAAGTCTCAGCGGCCCTTTGTTTACTGACCATGGGATACTGACTAAATGTGGACAGAAGCGTTTTTATTCACCCGACCTTGTGAAGTCAGTGTTAAAACCCAGTCTAAAACCAGCAATGGTTCCGGGAAAAAGGGTTCCCAAAGGACCGAGAACAAAACAACCCTCTAGAGCTAATCAGCCTTCTTTGAATGAAGACAAG GACATGATGCAATGTATTGCCTTTGCAACAGCAGATCAGTATCATTTGCCAACACTTTGCCACGACTTGATAAGCCACGGCTTCCAAGAGATAGATTTACCAAGAG ATGCCTCAAATGTGCTGGTGATAAGCACAGACATGGCAGCAAAACCAGATGACGATGCTCTAATGTTCTTCTTCAG GGAAGGCTCAGTAGTTTTCTGGAATGTTGAGGAGAAAACG ATGAAAAAGGTGATGAGGGTACTGGAACATCATGAGATCCAGCCCTATGAAGTAGCATTAGTCCACTGGGAAAATGAGGAAATTAACTACATACTTGGAGA gGGAAATACAAAGCTTGAGCGCGGCAACTTTATTCTGAGTGACAAGATGGATCAACATGAAGCCGTTTTGGAGAAGTTTGCATTTTCAAATGCACTATGTTTGTCGG TGAAGCTTGCGATATGGGAGGTGTCATTAGACAACTTTGTAGAGTCAATTCAATCAATCCCGGAG ACGCTGAAGTCTGGTAAAAGAGTTAAGTTGTCCTCTGCAGAAGTGATGAAGAAGATAGGAGAGCTTTTCACGTTAAG ACACTGTATAAACCTGAGGTCTGACCTGCTCCTCACACCTGATTTCTACTGGGACCGAGAAAACCTGGAAAAACTCTATGACAAGACCTGCCAATTCCTCAGCATCAACCGCAGAGtcaat gTTGTGAATGAGAAGCTGGAACATTGTACACAGTTAACAGATCTGATGAGGAGCCACCTGAGTGAGAAGCACAGCTTGAGGTTGGAGTGGATGATAGTCATCCTCATTACTATTGAG GTTTTGTTTGAACTTTCAAAAATGATCTTCTAA
- the rmnd1 gene encoding required for meiotic nuclear division protein 1 homolog isoform X3 translates to MVWNRYFFHLIYCSPVQLPMVKMLLRMLWPRVGALGPVERKPVCICATASLSQSVQSHKYESKPRTLNWSDTWTFSGTCSLNPLHQPQKQIRHVLPASGGFKSLSGPLFTDHGILTKCGQKRFYSPDLVKSVLKPSLKPAMVPGKRVPKGPRTKQPSRANQPSLNEDKDMMQCIAFATADQYHLPTLCHDLISHGFQEIDLPRDASNVLVISTDMAAKPDDDALMFFFREGSVVFWNVEEKTMKKVMRVLEHHEIQPYEVALVHWENEEINYILGEGNTKLERGNFILSDKMDQHEAVLEKFAFSNALCLSVKLAIWEVSLDNFVESIQSIPETLKSGKRVKLSSAEVMKKIGELFTLRHCINLRSDLLLTPDFYWDRENLEKLYDKTCQFLSINRRVNVVNEKLEHCTQLTDLMRSHLSEKHSLRLEWMIVILITIEVLFELSKMIF, encoded by the exons atggtTTGGAATCGctacttttttcatttaatttactg CTCACCTGTACAGCTGCCCATGGTAAAGATGCTTCTCCGGATGTTGTGGCCCAGAGTGGGAGCTCTTGGGCCTGTAGAGAGAAAACCAGTCTGCATCTGTGCCACTGCCAGTCTGTCCCAGTCTGTCCAGTCACACAAGTATGAATCCAAGCCCAGGACTTTAAACTGGTCTGACACATGGACCTTTTCAGGGACCTGTTCTTTGAATCCTCTTCACCAACCGCAGAAGCAAATAAGACATGTTCTGCCTGCTTCAGGTGGATTTAAAAGTCTCAGCGGCCCTTTGTTTACTGACCATGGGATACTGACTAAATGTGGACAGAAGCGTTTTTATTCACCCGACCTTGTGAAGTCAGTGTTAAAACCCAGTCTAAAACCAGCAATGGTTCCGGGAAAAAGGGTTCCCAAAGGACCGAGAACAAAACAACCCTCTAGAGCTAATCAGCCTTCTTTGAATGAAGACAAG GACATGATGCAATGTATTGCCTTTGCAACAGCAGATCAGTATCATTTGCCAACACTTTGCCACGACTTGATAAGCCACGGCTTCCAAGAGATAGATTTACCAAGAG ATGCCTCAAATGTGCTGGTGATAAGCACAGACATGGCAGCAAAACCAGATGACGATGCTCTAATGTTCTTCTTCAG GGAAGGCTCAGTAGTTTTCTGGAATGTTGAGGAGAAAACG ATGAAAAAGGTGATGAGGGTACTGGAACATCATGAGATCCAGCCCTATGAAGTAGCATTAGTCCACTGGGAAAATGAGGAAATTAACTACATACTTGGAGA gGGAAATACAAAGCTTGAGCGCGGCAACTTTATTCTGAGTGACAAGATGGATCAACATGAAGCCGTTTTGGAGAAGTTTGCATTTTCAAATGCACTATGTTTGTCGG TGAAGCTTGCGATATGGGAGGTGTCATTAGACAACTTTGTAGAGTCAATTCAATCAATCCCGGAG ACGCTGAAGTCTGGTAAAAGAGTTAAGTTGTCCTCTGCAGAAGTGATGAAGAAGATAGGAGAGCTTTTCACGTTAAG ACACTGTATAAACCTGAGGTCTGACCTGCTCCTCACACCTGATTTCTACTGGGACCGAGAAAACCTGGAAAAACTCTATGACAAGACCTGCCAATTCCTCAGCATCAACCGCAGAGtcaat gTTGTGAATGAGAAGCTGGAACATTGTACACAGTTAACAGATCTGATGAGGAGCCACCTGAGTGAGAAGCACAGCTTGAGGTTGGAGTGGATGATAGTCATCCTCATTACTATTGAG GTTTTGTTTGAACTTTCAAAAATGATCTTCTAA
- the rmnd1 gene encoding required for meiotic nuclear division protein 1 homolog isoform X1: MMVVATWSVHKPLVCTLLCRMISPVQLPMVKMLLRMLWPRVGALGPVERKPVCICATASLSQSVQSHKYESKPRTLNWSDTWTFSGTCSLNPLHQPQKQIRHVLPASGGFKSLSGPLFTDHGILTKCGQKRFYSPDLVKSVLKPSLKPAMVPGKRVPKGPRTKQPSRANQPSLNEDKDMMQCIAFATADQYHLPTLCHDLISHGFQEIDLPRDASNVLVISTDMAAKPDDDALMFFFREGSVVFWNVEEKTMKKVMRVLEHHEIQPYEVALVHWENEEINYILGEGNTKLERGNFILSDKMDQHEAVLEKFAFSNALCLSVKLAIWEVSLDNFVESIQSIPETLKSGKRVKLSSAEVMKKIGELFTLRHCINLRSDLLLTPDFYWDRENLEKLYDKTCQFLSINRRVNVVNEKLEHCTQLTDLMRSHLSEKHSLRLEWMIVILITIEVLFELSKMIF; this comes from the exons ATGATGGTAGTTGCCACTTGGTCAGTTCATAAGCCTTTAGTTTGTACCTTGCTTTGCAGAATGAT CTCACCTGTACAGCTGCCCATGGTAAAGATGCTTCTCCGGATGTTGTGGCCCAGAGTGGGAGCTCTTGGGCCTGTAGAGAGAAAACCAGTCTGCATCTGTGCCACTGCCAGTCTGTCCCAGTCTGTCCAGTCACACAAGTATGAATCCAAGCCCAGGACTTTAAACTGGTCTGACACATGGACCTTTTCAGGGACCTGTTCTTTGAATCCTCTTCACCAACCGCAGAAGCAAATAAGACATGTTCTGCCTGCTTCAGGTGGATTTAAAAGTCTCAGCGGCCCTTTGTTTACTGACCATGGGATACTGACTAAATGTGGACAGAAGCGTTTTTATTCACCCGACCTTGTGAAGTCAGTGTTAAAACCCAGTCTAAAACCAGCAATGGTTCCGGGAAAAAGGGTTCCCAAAGGACCGAGAACAAAACAACCCTCTAGAGCTAATCAGCCTTCTTTGAATGAAGACAAG GACATGATGCAATGTATTGCCTTTGCAACAGCAGATCAGTATCATTTGCCAACACTTTGCCACGACTTGATAAGCCACGGCTTCCAAGAGATAGATTTACCAAGAG ATGCCTCAAATGTGCTGGTGATAAGCACAGACATGGCAGCAAAACCAGATGACGATGCTCTAATGTTCTTCTTCAG GGAAGGCTCAGTAGTTTTCTGGAATGTTGAGGAGAAAACG ATGAAAAAGGTGATGAGGGTACTGGAACATCATGAGATCCAGCCCTATGAAGTAGCATTAGTCCACTGGGAAAATGAGGAAATTAACTACATACTTGGAGA gGGAAATACAAAGCTTGAGCGCGGCAACTTTATTCTGAGTGACAAGATGGATCAACATGAAGCCGTTTTGGAGAAGTTTGCATTTTCAAATGCACTATGTTTGTCGG TGAAGCTTGCGATATGGGAGGTGTCATTAGACAACTTTGTAGAGTCAATTCAATCAATCCCGGAG ACGCTGAAGTCTGGTAAAAGAGTTAAGTTGTCCTCTGCAGAAGTGATGAAGAAGATAGGAGAGCTTTTCACGTTAAG ACACTGTATAAACCTGAGGTCTGACCTGCTCCTCACACCTGATTTCTACTGGGACCGAGAAAACCTGGAAAAACTCTATGACAAGACCTGCCAATTCCTCAGCATCAACCGCAGAGtcaat gTTGTGAATGAGAAGCTGGAACATTGTACACAGTTAACAGATCTGATGAGGAGCCACCTGAGTGAGAAGCACAGCTTGAGGTTGGAGTGGATGATAGTCATCCTCATTACTATTGAG GTTTTGTTTGAACTTTCAAAAATGATCTTCTAA
- the rmnd1 gene encoding required for meiotic nuclear division protein 1 homolog isoform X2, translating into MVWNRYFFHLIYCCFLCCSSPVQLPMVKMLLRMLWPRVGALGPVERKPVCICATASLSQSVQSHKYESKPRTLNWSDTWTFSGTCSLNPLHQPQKQIRHVLPASGGFKSLSGPLFTDHGILTKCGQKRFYSPDLVKSVLKPSLKPAMVPGKRVPKGPRTKQPSRANQPSLNEDKDMMQCIAFATADQYHLPTLCHDLISHGFQEIDLPRDASNVLVISTDMAAKPDDDALMFFFREGSVVFWNVEEKTMKKVMRVLEHHEIQPYEVALVHWENEEINYILGEGNTKLERGNFILSDKMDQHEAVLEKFAFSNALCLSVKLAIWEVSLDNFVESIQSIPETLKSGKRVKLSSAEVMKKIGELFTLRHCINLRSDLLLTPDFYWDRENLEKLYDKTCQFLSINRRVNVVNEKLEHCTQLTDLMRSHLSEKHSLRLEWMIVILITIEVLFELSKMIF; encoded by the exons atggtTTGGAATCGctacttttttcatttaatttactg ctgtttcctgtgttgtAGCTCACCTGTACAGCTGCCCATGGTAAAGATGCTTCTCCGGATGTTGTGGCCCAGAGTGGGAGCTCTTGGGCCTGTAGAGAGAAAACCAGTCTGCATCTGTGCCACTGCCAGTCTGTCCCAGTCTGTCCAGTCACACAAGTATGAATCCAAGCCCAGGACTTTAAACTGGTCTGACACATGGACCTTTTCAGGGACCTGTTCTTTGAATCCTCTTCACCAACCGCAGAAGCAAATAAGACATGTTCTGCCTGCTTCAGGTGGATTTAAAAGTCTCAGCGGCCCTTTGTTTACTGACCATGGGATACTGACTAAATGTGGACAGAAGCGTTTTTATTCACCCGACCTTGTGAAGTCAGTGTTAAAACCCAGTCTAAAACCAGCAATGGTTCCGGGAAAAAGGGTTCCCAAAGGACCGAGAACAAAACAACCCTCTAGAGCTAATCAGCCTTCTTTGAATGAAGACAAG GACATGATGCAATGTATTGCCTTTGCAACAGCAGATCAGTATCATTTGCCAACACTTTGCCACGACTTGATAAGCCACGGCTTCCAAGAGATAGATTTACCAAGAG ATGCCTCAAATGTGCTGGTGATAAGCACAGACATGGCAGCAAAACCAGATGACGATGCTCTAATGTTCTTCTTCAG GGAAGGCTCAGTAGTTTTCTGGAATGTTGAGGAGAAAACG ATGAAAAAGGTGATGAGGGTACTGGAACATCATGAGATCCAGCCCTATGAAGTAGCATTAGTCCACTGGGAAAATGAGGAAATTAACTACATACTTGGAGA gGGAAATACAAAGCTTGAGCGCGGCAACTTTATTCTGAGTGACAAGATGGATCAACATGAAGCCGTTTTGGAGAAGTTTGCATTTTCAAATGCACTATGTTTGTCGG TGAAGCTTGCGATATGGGAGGTGTCATTAGACAACTTTGTAGAGTCAATTCAATCAATCCCGGAG ACGCTGAAGTCTGGTAAAAGAGTTAAGTTGTCCTCTGCAGAAGTGATGAAGAAGATAGGAGAGCTTTTCACGTTAAG ACACTGTATAAACCTGAGGTCTGACCTGCTCCTCACACCTGATTTCTACTGGGACCGAGAAAACCTGGAAAAACTCTATGACAAGACCTGCCAATTCCTCAGCATCAACCGCAGAGtcaat gTTGTGAATGAGAAGCTGGAACATTGTACACAGTTAACAGATCTGATGAGGAGCCACCTGAGTGAGAAGCACAGCTTGAGGTTGGAGTGGATGATAGTCATCCTCATTACTATTGAG GTTTTGTTTGAACTTTCAAAAATGATCTTCTAA